One Actinomycetes bacterium genomic window, GGTGGTGACGAGGAGGCGATCGCCCGCGGTGTGTTCCGCACCTATACCGACACCAACCTGCGCTACTCACAGGTCGCGCCCATCACCACCTATGAAGAGGTCAACACCGGCACCAACCTGCCGGCGCAGATCGACCTCATGGGTGTCGACGGCGACCAGTACGACTTCCTTTTCATCACCAAGGGCGGCGGAAGCGCCAACAAGACGTTCCTGTTCCAGGAGACCAAGGCACTGCTCAATCCCGAGTCGCTGCTTTCGTTCATCGGCGAGAAGATCAAGACCCTCGGCACCTCCGCATGCCCGCCGTACCACCTCGCGATCGTGATCGGTGGCACCAGCGCCGAGATGAACCTCAAGACGGTCAAGCTGGCGAGCACCCGCTACCTCGATGGCCTGCCCACCCGGGGCAGCGAGCTCGGCCACGCCATCCGCGACACCGAGCTCGAGGCGGAGGTGTTCCAGCTCGCGGCGAAGTCCGGCATCGGCGCACAGTTCGGCGGCAAGTACTTCGTGCACGATGTGCGGGTGATTCGCCTGCCCCGCCACGGTGCCTCCTGCCCGGTCGGCATCGGCGTCAGCTGTTCGGCCGACCGCCAGGCGCTCGGCAGGATCACTTCCGACGGGGTGTTCCTCGAGCAGCTCGAGACCGATCCTGCGAATCACATGCCCGAGGTGTCAGAGGATGCCTTGTCAGGCGAGGTCGTGCAGATCGACCTGAACCGTCCGATGGACGAGATCCGTGCCGAGTTGGGCCGCTATCCCATCCGGACGCGGCTGTCGTTGTCGGGCACGGTGGTCGTGGCCCGCGACATCGCCCACGCCAAGCTCAAGGAGCGCATCGAGCGGGGCGAGGGCCTTCCCCAGTACGTGAAGGACCATCCGATCTACTACGCAGGTCCGGCGAAGACTCCCGAGGGAATGGCCTCGGGGAGTTTCGGGCCGACGACAGCGGGGCGGATGGACTCCTACGTTGCAGAGTTCATGGAGCACGGGGGCAGCTTCGTGACCCTTGCCAAGGGCAACCGGTCCGCGCAGGTGCGCAATGCCTGCAAGCAATACGGCGGGTTCTACCTCGGCTCGATCGGCGGCCCGGCGGCGATCCTGGCCCGTGACTCGATCAAGCACGTGGAGATCCTCGAGTTCCCCGAGCTGGGCATGGAAGCGGTGTGGAAGATCGAGGTGGAGGACTTTCCCGCGTTCATCATCACCGATGACAAGGGCAACGACTTCTTTGCCGACCTGCTCTGAACGGACGGCTCCCGCCGGTGTCTGCCACCCGCAGTGCTCGCTCTTGCACCGCAGCCGGGGCCTGCGTGTAGAGTTAACGCCGTTCATGCTGTGACGACGGTCACCGGGTTCACGGATCCGGGCGGCCACTGGGGGCCAATTCCGAATGGGCGAGAAGACATCTGTGACCAACCGCATGCCGTGGTCGGGGCGACGACGACGCATCCTGGCGGTGGCGGTCGCGCTGTTCGCCGTGGCTGCTGCCTGCACCGTTCCTGGTGGCGGTGAAGACCTGGGAAGCCTCAAGCGCTCCGCCTACGGCGCCTACGCCCAGGCCGAAGCAGCGGCCACGGCCGCCGGCACGGGTCAGGCGACCGTCGAGTTCGTGGTGGCCGACACCCCACCGTCGGTCTTCTACAACTACGTCGTGCCGGACGCCCAGGCAGCGGCATTCGAGGCCTTCATCGGCCTACCCCCGGGGTTCTCGCTCGCCAAGGTGAAGATGCTCGAGAGCGACGCCCAGGCCAACTACTGGATGAGCCTCAACATCTACCGCGTCACCGGCATCACCACCGGGCTGCGCGCCGAGTGGAACACCTACGTCGATGACGGCTCCGGTGTGCCCCGGTTCATGATCATCCGCGCACGAGCTGCGGAAGGCTCCATCGACCCGATCGGCCCCTTGGCTCAACCCGAGCCGTTCAGTCACAGCATCGATGGCAGCAACCTGATCACGACCGCCCTCAACAAGACCGTGATCGAGAACGACATACCGGTGCTCACCAACGACAACCAGTTCAACTCCACCATCCAGTTGCCCGATGAGATCGACCGGGTGTTCGGCACGCCGACGCTGGAGTGGACCGGTGCCAACGACCTCATCTACTGGATGAACGGCGTCTATGACCGTGTCATGTACAACGGCAACGTCCACGACGCGGCAATGCTCAGCGTCGACCTCAACGACGTCACCATCCAGAACGACTCGGAGTTCGTTCCCTACCTGGAAGCCGACCCCGAGCACGTGCTCGTGTACCTCAACCCACTCGAGTTCGCCATCGGTCCCTGGTGGAACGTGACCGAGCCCAACGGACTGGTCGAGGAGGGCGAGCGCCTCTCGCTGCTGGCCTTCAAGACCAACCTGTACAGCGGCTTCATGAACACCCAGGCGGTCAACGTGCTCACCGGCAACGCACAGCCGGTCGTACGAACCCAGGTCGAGGAAGGTCCATCGTCCACCTACTGGCACTGGAAGATCCCCGGCGCCAACCTGGCTGCGTTCGAGGCCGTGCTCAACCTGCCCGCCGGCATGTCGCCGGCTCCGGTCAAGGTGGACAAGGCCGACGCCGCAGCCGACTACTGGCTCACGCTCAATGTGTACGAGGTGTCGAGCATCAACTCGGGCCTGCGCGCCGAATGGTCGACCTACGTCGACGACGGCACCGCCACCCGCAAGATCCTGATTGACACCCGTACCGACCACGCTTCGCTGGACCCGCTGGTCGGAAACGTCGCACCCAGCACGCTCACCCACACCGAGGCTGGTGGAACCATCAGCACCACCGTTGGTGATCCGGGCAGCGAGTTCACGTCGTCGTTCGCCGCTCCGGTGCCCGGGCCGGGCAACGCCGTCGTGGCCGCGACCGAATGGGTCAACACCCACGACATCACCTACTGGGCCAATGGCATCGCTGACAACAACTACTACAACAGCGAGTTCTTCCGGAAGGTCGACGTGGCGCCGGGGTCGGTGAGCATCACCGACAACAGCCAGTGGGCGACGTTCGTCGGAGCGACCCCCGACAAGGTGTGGGTCAACGCCGGCGAGACGGAATACGTCAACAACCCTTGGCTGGGTGTCTGAGGCCGACGCCTCGCAATTCCAACTGAAAGGGGTGGGTGAGCGGTCGCCGCAGGCGCCGCCACCCACCCCTTTCGCGATGGTTCGAGCCATTTCGTGCCGGGTGCTGTGACTGCAATGCGGAGAGGGTGAGGCAGATTCCCTTCTGGCGTGTCATTGGTCACTGTGCGTACACTTCCGGCAGGCTGAGTTTGGGGAGATTGCTGTGAAATCGTTTGTTCGTCTGGCGGGGGCTGTCGCGGTCATCGCCCTATTTGCGGGCGCGTGCACCACCCCGACCAGCTCCGGCAACAGCACTTCGTCGTGGTCGGTCGATCCGGTACTGGCCGACGCGGCCACCACGCCCGACCCGCTGGCCACCAACCGGATCTACCAGCCGGTCGGCACCGAACGGGGCGAGCTCGCCGTCATGCTGCACGGCACCGGATCCACACCGGCTGCTCACTACGAGATAGCGGGGGCCCTGCGCTCCGATGGGTACCACGTGATCCTGCTTCGCTACTCGGCGTCGCTCGGCACCCTGTACGCATGCCCTGATGTCGACGCCCTGACCGATCCCGATTGCCACCGTGCGTTCCGCCACGAGGTCACCTTCGGTGCAGGCGTCCCCGATCCGGACGGAGTTGCCCGCGACCACGCGACCGCCAACGTCACCAGCGCGGACTCGGTGGTCAACCGGTTGCTCAAGCTCGTCGACCGTATGGCCACAGTCGTGCCGGCATCGGGCTTCGGCCAGTTCCAGCAGCAGACCGGTGGCTCCTGCGACGTGACCAATGCCAACTACGGGACCTGCGAGCTCGACTGGTCGAAGGTCTCCGTGCTCGGGCACTCCCAGGGCGCAGGAGTGGCGCTCTACCTGGCCAAGTTCCACGCCCTGGAGGCTGCAGGCCTGCTGTCCGGCACCTACGACGCCTACCTCGACGGAGGGGGCGCAGCGACCGCTGCTCCCTGGACCACCGAAGGTGACTTCGACGTACCCGCAGAGTCGATCACGACGCTCATGCATGAGGACGACTACGGCGCCGAGAGGATCCGTGCGGTGGCTGATGCCCTCGGCATCAGCGGCCCGGAGGTCTCCGCGACGGTTGTGCCGTTCCTCACCGACCGGCTTATCACCGACCTGCAGCCAACGTGCCTGTTCGACTCCGTCCCCGGTCACAACTCGACCTCGGTCGACCTGTGCACGCCTGGCAACAGCTACGTCGAGGCGTGGCGGTTCATGGCTGAGGGCTGAGAAGCGCTCCACCGGCAGACAGGGTCAGAACACCTTCAGCGCCACCCAGGCGAGCGCTGAACCCACGCCGTTGCTCGTCGAGTGCAGCATCGCCGGTGCCAGCACCGAATCGGATCGGTTTCGCATCCATGACAGGCCCATCCCCGCGATCGCGGTGAGCAGGACGCCGCCCACGATCCCTGCGGCCTGCCCGACGGCGTCGGGCAGGATGTCCCTGAACAGGGGGTTGACGTCGTTGACATTCCAGGACGGCAGGATGTGCCAGAGCCCGAAGAGGCCGGCAGCACAGGCATCTGCTGTGACCCTCGACCTCGGCCCCTGGCGGATGCGGCTGGCGAACATCGCCGGCAACACGCCACGGAAACTCACCTCTTCGAGCAGCACCGTACCGAACGGCACCTCGATCGCGACCTTGTAGAACATGTCGATGAAAGGGATGTCGGCACGCTCGTCGAGGAATAGGGGGCGTGTCCAGGGAATCGTCAGCCCGACCGCATAGATGGCAATGAGGCCGAGAGAGAAGACAGCGCCCACTCTCAGGCCCGCAGGCAGGGCCTTGCGGGCCAGGCCCATCGTGCGGGCCCTCTGGCCGTCGGTCTTCACCGCGATGGCGACCACGATTGCCGCGATGCTCAGGTTCCAGGGCACATAAGCCCAGTCCGGCAGTACCCGGTTGGCCATCACGTTGGAGAACGTGAGCACTGCGATGACCACGAGCAGGGGAACCACGGACCGACGCCTCAACACGGCCCATTCGGCGGGCTCGTCGGCGTGGTCCGGGGGATCCGCGGGTGGTTGCTCGGGAGGGTTCATCCGGGCAAGACCGTAGTTGCGACACGGCGCCCTGGGTTCACGGCTCTCGTAGCCAACTCAGGTCGCGGAAC contains:
- a CDS encoding fumarate hydratase, encoding MAEFQHTPMFPQEASDTPYRLVTKDFVETDEYRGNKVLRVDTRALTMLTAEAIRDISHLFRPGHLDQLAKILDDPEATDNDRFVATTLLANANVSAGMVLPSCQDTGTAIVMGKKGQQVWTHHDGEPGGDEEAIARGVFRTYTDTNLRYSQVAPITTYEEVNTGTNLPAQIDLMGVDGDQYDFLFITKGGGSANKTFLFQETKALLNPESLLSFIGEKIKTLGTSACPPYHLAIVIGGTSAEMNLKTVKLASTRYLDGLPTRGSELGHAIRDTELEAEVFQLAAKSGIGAQFGGKYFVHDVRVIRLPRHGASCPVGIGVSCSADRQALGRITSDGVFLEQLETDPANHMPEVSEDALSGEVVQIDLNRPMDEIRAELGRYPIRTRLSLSGTVVVARDIAHAKLKERIERGEGLPQYVKDHPIYYAGPAKTPEGMASGSFGPTTAGRMDSYVAEFMEHGGSFVTLAKGNRSAQVRNACKQYGGFYLGSIGGPAAILARDSIKHVEILEFPELGMEAVWKIEVEDFPAFIITDDKGNDFFADLL
- a CDS encoding CPBP family intramembrane metalloprotease, coding for MNPPEQPPADPPDHADEPAEWAVLRRRSVVPLLVVIAVLTFSNVMANRVLPDWAYVPWNLSIAAIVVAIAVKTDGQRARTMGLARKALPAGLRVGAVFSLGLIAIYAVGLTIPWTRPLFLDERADIPFIDMFYKVAIEVPFGTVLLEEVSFRGVLPAMFASRIRQGPRSRVTADACAAGLFGLWHILPSWNVNDVNPLFRDILPDAVGQAAGIVGGVLLTAIAGMGLSWMRNRSDSVLAPAMLHSTSNGVGSALAWVALKVF